The following proteins come from a genomic window of Malus domestica chromosome 02, GDT2T_hap1:
- the LOC103407109 gene encoding methyl jasmonate esterase 1-like isoform X1 codes for MGNMIQKRFVVFLLFICLAKHCTSSPSPSQPQPNFHNEPQIPTGIKHFVLIHGACHGAWSWYKVATLLKDSGHNVTALDLGVSGIKPIQVQQLPSLSEYVKPLTEFMVSLTPEEKVTKGLDFIVRYDNGTNNPATSAMFRPKFLATNLYQLSPPQDLTLGLSLVRFTPLYDYDVIKLTTEKYESVPRVFIVSDQDHTIVSDVQNYMIKTIRQKK; via the exons ATGGGAAACATGATACAGAAGcgttttgttgtttttcttttatttatttgcttAGCAAAACATTGTACCTCATCCCCATCCCCATCCCAACCCCAACCCAACTTTCACAACGAACCCCAAATTCCAACTGGGATTAAACATTTTGTGTTGATACATGGAGCCTGTCATGGAGCATGGAGTTGGTATAAGGTGGCGACTCTCCTGAAGGACTCGGGTCACAATGTCACAGCTCTAGACTTGGGAGTATCAGGGATCAAACCGATCCAGGTACAGCAACTCCCTTCGTTATCGGAATACGTCAAACCTTTGACGGAGTTCATGGTGTCACTAACACCAGAGGAGAAG GTTACCAAAGGATTGGACTTTATTGTCAGATATGATAACGGGACCAACAACCCCGCAACCTCCGCTATGTTTAGGCCTAAGTTCTTGGCAACCAACTTGTACCAGCTCTCACCACCACAA GATTTAACTCTAGGATTATCGTTGGTGAGATTTACTCCTCTATACGATTATGATGTAATAAAGCTCACGACAGAGAAATACGAATCAGTTCCTAGAGTATTCATCGTGTCCGACCAAGACCATACAATAGTGTCGGATGTGCAAAATTACATGATTAAAACAATCCGCCAAAAGAAGTGA
- the LOC103407109 gene encoding putative inactive methylesterase 20 isoform X2 has protein sequence MGNMIQKRFVVFLLFICLAKHCTSSPSPSQPQPNFHNEPQIPTGIKHFVLIHGACHGAWSWYKVATLLKDSGHNVTALDLGVSGIKPIQVQQLPSLSEYVKPLTEFMVSLTPEEKVILVAHSLGGAIISIFKERLPKDWTLLSDMITGPTTPQPPLCLGLSSWQPTCTSSHHHKI, from the exons ATGGGAAACATGATACAGAAGcgttttgttgtttttcttttatttatttgcttAGCAAAACATTGTACCTCATCCCCATCCCCATCCCAACCCCAACCCAACTTTCACAACGAACCCCAAATTCCAACTGGGATTAAACATTTTGTGTTGATACATGGAGCCTGTCATGGAGCATGGAGTTGGTATAAGGTGGCGACTCTCCTGAAGGACTCGGGTCACAATGTCACAGCTCTAGACTTGGGAGTATCAGGGATCAAACCGATCCAGGTACAGCAACTCCCTTCGTTATCGGAATACGTCAAACCTTTGACGGAGTTCATGGTGTCACTAACACCAGAGGAGAAGGTAATCCTTGTAGCTCACAGCTTGGGTGGAGCCATAATATCTATTTTCAAGGAGAG GTTACCAAAGGATTGGACTTTATTGTCAGATATGATAACGGGACCAACAACCCCGCAACCTCCGCTATGTTTAGGCCTAAGTTCTTGGCAACCAACTTGTACCAGCTCTCACCACCACAA GATTTAA